The Saimiri boliviensis isolate mSaiBol1 chromosome 12, mSaiBol1.pri, whole genome shotgun sequence nucleotide sequence GTGCACAGAACTGGGGAGTCAAAGTGAGGGGTTGGACGAGGGCTGGCCCTCTGCAAGCTCCCGGGCTGGCAGGAAAGCGAAGACATAGACAGGAAGGACTCACGCTGCCAAGAGAATGCTCCTTGTCCTCCCCAGGAGAGGTGGGAGAGAGCGGGGGTGGGTCCAGGCAGGAGGGCTTCACAGAGTGGGTGTGTGTGAAGCCTAAGCCACAGTCAGGGGTGACAGGTCATTCAGTGTTCCCGGAGTTTTGGATCAAGATGACGCTAGAAAGATTTGTTGGAGCCTGATGGCAGAGGGCACTGCGCCCTGGGCTGGGGAGCTTTGGCTGTATCCATTTGATGTTAGGGAGCCAGTGAAGGTTTTGGAGCTGCAGACTGGCAAGCCAGAGCTCACTCGCTGGGAAGGCTTGGCTGGCtgcacccctttcccagaaaggAGTTGAGGAGAGAGCCAGGGGCAGTTTTGTGGCGGGCTCCTGGTCAGCTGACTGTGACAGGAGTGGGGCGGCCCAAgtcctccctctgcccacccttcAAATTTGGGACCTGACCAAAGTGTTTCACCTTGGCCTTGTCGGGAGAGGTCAAGCAAGGGTTTGGGATTCTGAGAAGCCATCCTGGGGTGGGACTGCTTTGACAGGTAGTCAGCATAGCACTCACCAAAAACACAGACAGCATCCCTAAGTGTGGGCCGGGCCTGGGGCCCCACAGCTGTCCTGGAGAGGTCTGGACCATCCCACCCTCGGGGACGCTGCCTCTTTCCCTGGGTGAGGTGTGGCGCCGCTGTGAGCTGTCCTCCTCTGAGCCCTGGTGGCTTCACCTCCAGCTGCTGGCAGTGCCCTGCCTCTTGATGCTCTGTCACAGCACCCGCCCTGGCCTCTGAAGGGAGTCTCCTCACCCATCCTCAGTTCCTTCCTGATTGATCCCAACTGGACTTAGGGAGTGTCCGGAAGAGGGGCCACGAAGACAGCTGCCAAGACTGTGCTTGGAGAGCCCCCGTTTGCCCCTCTTCCCAGCCAGGGCCCAGGCATTGGATCCCAGGAGGGAGGCAGCTGCCCACACAGGGCACCAGGCAGATGCTGGCAGTGCCCAGAAAGCCCAAGGAAGGGAGCCTTGGGGTGTTGCCGCAGCACTGGGCCGGCACAGATAGCAGGACAGTACCTTGGCTCCGGTGGAGGCTGAGCATTTCACTCGGCCAAAGGGAACCTTTGCCATTCGGCCACTTCTGCAAGCTGGGCTTTGGCACCTGGAGGGCAAGGCTTCCGTGGGGAGCAAGGGTGCTGCTTCCAGGAGGTGGTGATGAGCCCCAGGTTGTCCCCTGTGGAGCCTCAAGCCAAAGACCCCAGATGGCCACAAGTGCTCATCTCATGACCGGAAATCTTCAGCAAGCAGCAGCTAGGGAGTCTGCAGAGAGGAAGGTGCTCTTCCGAGGACCATCTCTGGGAAAAGGCACTGGCCTGGGCCTGCAGGGAGCTTCTTGGGGGGAGGTGGCCCAGGCTGCTTGGGCCACTGTCTTCCTGCAGCCTGCAACCCCAGTCTCTGTCTGAGGCGGGAGGCTCTGCAGGACCTAGGGGGTCGTGGGGGCATGCGTGTGGACAACCCGTCACATCTTGGTCGATTCGGTGCAGTCACAGTCGCCGTGGCTGTCACCGGGGCCTGGCAGGGGCTGTTGAGGGGCGCAGGGCCGGCCACGACGGAAGCTGTGCAGGGAGAGGCGCAGCGAGCCCAGGCGCTTCCAGAGCCGGAGCTGGGGCTCACTGGGGCTCCCGGGGTGGTGGGGCATGCACTCACGAGCCCTGCGGCAGCTCGGGTCCAGTGCTGCTGGCTTACAGAGTGTCATGAACAGCAGACAGGTGGCCAGCAGGAGGAAGATGCAGGCCAGGGCGATGAGCACGGGGAGGGGGCCGATTGCCTCTGCAAGGGTCCCGGGAGTGACGGGAGCTGAGAGAAAGGCGAGGGGGCTGATGGCTGAGGAGCTGGCGAGGCTGGGGCCCTTTGTGCTCATGGCTCCTGAAACAGCAACAGGACAGAAGCTGAAAGGCAGATCAGCTGGACCCAGGGCAGCAGGTACAGGGGAGACTCACCTAGGGAACATGGATGGGGGCGAGGCACTGTAAAACTGGACAGCATCATGGCCACATAACAGGTTAGGACAACGAAGCCCAGAGACATGACAAGTCTAGGTGCACACACAGCTGAGCAGTGATGGAGCTGGGCCCAGGCTCAGGCCCTCTTCCTGCTCCACCCCCGGCCCATCGGCCAGAAAGGTAAGAGGGTGGTGCCTGTCCGCATCTCCAAATCAATCCTCATGAATCACCATAGGGTCTTAGGCCTGCAAACCTGGGACCAACTCCATCAAtaacttgctctgtggccaggagCAAGTTATGGATGATAGGAGGCTGCAGCTGCCAGGGACCCTAGCAGTTAGCTCATGCCGAGGCTGCAAACTGGGGCCCACTGGTGTGTTTCGTTGGGCCCTTGCTGTGTTTTCATAAATttaattgtgaatattttcagaataataaCAGATTTCACAAAAATATCTGGATGCCTGACTTCTCTTGAAATGTCAGAATTTCACCATTGGCACTGGCCCACATTCCTGCCTCATATCTGTGTCTGGGGCTGAGCGGCTGCTGCCCGCCCCGTAGACAGGGGACCGACCTACAGCTCCGTGCACTCCCTCACAGGTCCACCACACACTTTATTTCACCTGCCTGGCCCTGTGGGGATTCCTGTGGCTGCTTCCCAATGCAGTCCAACTTGCTCCCATGGcaggtagggaaactgaggcccaaagaggggaTTTGGCATTAGGGAGCCAGTGAAGGTTTTAGAGCCGGGGAGTGACAAGCTGGAGCTCACTCCTTGGGAAGACGTGGCTGGCTGCATTGTGGGTCACAGCAGGGTGGGGTGGGCCAGCTTGGTGCTGGGAAGGCCAAGGCCACACTATGAGCCAGTGGCCAAGTAAAGGCCAAAAGCACGTCTCCTGACACCTGGCCCCATGGCCTTGCCACCCCTCTGGCCCCTAGCCGTTTCTGGGCTCGGTCAGCTGCTCCAGGAACAGGTGGGAAATAAACCCACAGGGGGTTGACAAATGGAGCTGGAACCTCCCGGTCAGGGACATTATGCACCTGACAGGGCATTTCCATTCCTCCTGAAGATTATCCCGTGAGACATAATGCAGCAGGTGTCCCTGTCGATGGAAAACCAGGCTAAGCTTTTGGCTCAGTATGTGTGGGGTTGCGATAAAAATGCTCACAGAGCCTGGCCAGGAGATAGAGGATGACCAGAAGGGACACGAAGGAGCCGAGAcacctggagagcagtggctggGCCCTCTCGAGGAAGTGGAGGGGCCTCAGCCCAGACCAATAGTGCCAGTGCCAAGTACAGGCCCAGTGTGGTCAGCTCTGTCAATTTCCCAGGAGAAGCCGGAaatacggattttttttttttttaggcaaacaTTCTAGACGTTTAAATATTGGTAACAAATTCAAATttgtttaaggaaagaaaagagcagtggggtgggggagaacaCAGCGAAGGCCAAACAAACTTGATttcaaaataatgtgaaattgattttcaaatatttgaaacacTAGACCGGCCAAAGAAAACCCATAAGCAGAGGACGTCCAGCTTGCAGGTCAGCACATGTGATGTTTCAATTCTACTAACACGGACCAGAAATCCCAGGggttctgataaaaaaaaatcctgatttcCGTTTGACTTGGGGGTCTTTCCTTTTCGTGAGGCTGGGGGATGGCAGATTTTCCTCCTTCCCAGCTTGCGGCTTAGGTAACAGTCCAGTTTCTAGCACAGAAGCTCAGGAGGAGGAAAAGCCTCAGGACACACCCAGGCTCTGCATGTAGGCTGCAGAAAAACCCTGCCACAGGTAGTGGGGAGGGGAGCGGGCCACCCAGTCCCCCACCCGAGGGACTCCTGTCCCTGCCCCAAGCACTCACCAGCAGCCGCAGGACCTGACTCCTGGCTCTCCGCGCCCAGCCGACTGAGGGCATGCAGAGCAGCCCAcctcccacccactccccaccaccacccctcccAGTACTTCCAGGCAGAAAACGACCCCTCCCAGCGCCCAGCTGGAAAGTGTGATGCCCGTCTAGCTGCCCAGGGCCTCCGCCTTTGCAGCATCAGTCCTTGGGAGCACTCTGGCTGGGCAGCTGTGCATGGGTTGGCCTTCCCTTGAGTCTGAgcagggaggagggatggggtgTGCCCACTGCCCACTCCCATGGGGAGAAAATCAGCCATCCCTCTAC carries:
- the C12H10orf105 gene encoding uncharacterized protein C10orf105 homolog, producing the protein MSTKGPSLASSSAISPLAFLSAPVTPGTLAEAIGPLPVLIALACIFLLLATCLLFMTLCKPAALDPSCRRARECMPHHPGSPSEPQLRLWKRLGSLRLSLHSFRRGRPCAPQQPLPGPGDSHGDCDCTESTKM